The following coding sequences are from one Candidatus Neomarinimicrobiota bacterium window:
- a CDS encoding response regulator translates to MESIAKYNAFFSGDTTEGYGRAATLSQIRESHRKYTGFGETGELVLAEKKNNLIIFLLFARKDAAYRIPDPVELNSGIAVPMSLALHGKSGIIEALDYLGVEVLAAYEHLNFLDMGLVAKMDMSEIQAPFITAILYTILASFGLILIGTFLSRKIVSPLIKQVYNFTSELQSREEELIRANFLAESALDITKSGYWHVSFEDSGWYTSSDRTIAIFGDFPRPDYRYHTKDDWYANMKLADVKAAEIAWNKFVAIREGERSEFDVTFATKRPVDGEIVWIHALGHVIKDDRDETIALFGVVQDITEKRKIKAEQYELREKLERAKRMESLGLLAGGVAHDLNNIIGPIMAYPELIKMNLSEGKPVDEDLDAISSSAHRAADVVSDLLALTRRGKYKMESIVLNDFINDYLNSAESKTAEKLFPQVKLNIQLSKDRLLIKASKAHIPKVIMNLVNNAYESMPLGGVLSITSSSVDIKSEKLSDKSIAPGMYNLLTIEDQGEGIEEENVSKIFDPFFTTKMRSEKSGTGLGLSVVYNVLKDHGAHIHVESKLGFGTKFSIYFPATSEEIETSSELKQKKRNSGSILVVDDRKEQRNIAERLLTTLGYDVVTVEKGQDAIEYIKKKDVDLALLDMILEDDMDGLDTYKEIIKIKPGQKTIIVSGYSESDRVKEAEELGVNGFIKKPYTMDDIKKILLKVLVDGEIDSSKNPD, encoded by the coding sequence ATGGAATCCATAGCAAAATACAACGCCTTCTTTTCCGGGGATACTACAGAGGGATACGGTAGAGCTGCTACTTTAAGCCAGATTAGAGAAAGTCATCGTAAATACACAGGCTTTGGTGAGACCGGCGAATTGGTGTTGGCAGAGAAAAAAAATAACTTAATCATATTTTTATTATTTGCCAGAAAGGATGCGGCATACAGGATTCCCGATCCTGTGGAATTGAATTCGGGAATAGCTGTTCCAATGTCCTTGGCGCTTCATGGGAAGTCCGGAATAATTGAGGCATTGGATTATTTGGGTGTGGAAGTATTAGCAGCTTACGAACATCTAAATTTTTTAGACATGGGATTAGTCGCTAAAATGGATATGTCTGAAATTCAGGCACCTTTTATAACTGCGATTTTATATACTATTCTTGCTTCATTCGGGTTAATTCTCATAGGTACTTTTTTAAGTCGGAAGATTGTAAGTCCGCTTATAAAACAAGTTTATAATTTTACATCTGAATTGCAATCACGAGAAGAAGAGCTTATTCGCGCAAATTTTCTTGCCGAATCTGCTCTTGATATTACTAAGTCAGGTTATTGGCACGTTTCATTTGAGGATTCGGGTTGGTATACATCATCTGATAGGACTATTGCGATATTTGGCGATTTCCCACGTCCTGATTATCGCTATCATACCAAAGATGATTGGTATGCAAATATGAAGCTCGCCGATGTGAAAGCAGCCGAAATTGCATGGAATAAGTTTGTTGCTATAAGAGAAGGAGAAAGATCTGAATTTGATGTTACCTTTGCAACTAAACGCCCGGTTGATGGCGAGATAGTCTGGATTCATGCTTTGGGGCATGTAATCAAAGATGACAGGGATGAAACGATTGCATTGTTTGGCGTAGTTCAGGATATTACGGAAAAAAGGAAGATTAAAGCAGAGCAGTATGAACTAAGGGAAAAGCTGGAACGCGCGAAACGAATGGAATCATTGGGATTATTAGCAGGGGGAGTAGCCCACGACCTGAATAATATTATAGGTCCAATTATGGCCTATCCGGAACTGATAAAGATGAATTTATCCGAAGGCAAGCCGGTGGATGAAGATCTTGATGCCATAAGTTCCTCAGCACATAGAGCAGCTGATGTGGTCTCAGATCTCTTGGCTTTAACCCGTCGCGGTAAGTATAAGATGGAATCGATAGTTTTGAATGATTTTATTAACGATTATCTGAACTCAGCTGAATCAAAAACAGCAGAAAAATTATTTCCTCAAGTAAAACTTAATATTCAACTTTCAAAAGACCGATTATTAATTAAAGCTTCGAAAGCCCACATTCCAAAAGTGATAATGAATCTTGTTAATAATGCATATGAGTCTATGCCTTTGGGAGGAGTCTTAAGTATTACCAGCTCTTCTGTTGACATAAAAAGTGAAAAATTAAGTGATAAGAGTATTGCGCCAGGAATGTATAATCTGCTCACAATCGAAGATCAGGGGGAGGGAATTGAAGAAGAGAACGTCTCAAAGATATTCGATCCATTTTTTACCACAAAAATGAGATCAGAAAAAAGCGGCACAGGATTGGGATTGTCTGTAGTATATAATGTACTTAAAGATCATGGCGCGCATATTCACGTGGAGAGTAAGCTGGGTTTTGGAACAAAATTTTCTATTTATTTTCCAGCGACAAGCGAAGAAATAGAAACATCATCTGAACTTAAGCAAAAGAAACGGAATAGCGGAAGCATTCTTGTGGTCGATGATAGAAAAGAACAAAGAAATATTGCGGAAAGACTATTAACAACTTTAGGATATGATGTCGTGACTGTAGAGAAAGGTCAGGATGCGATTGAATATATTAAGAAAAAAGACGTGGATTTAGCTTTACTTGATATGATACTCGAAGATGATATGGATGGACTTGATACATATAAAGAGATTATAAAAATAAAACCAGGGCAGAAAACCATAATTGTTAGCGGTTATAGTGAATCCGATAGGGTTAAAGAAGCTGAAGAGCTCGGTGTAAATGGATTTATAAAAAAGCCGTATACTATGGATGATATAAAAAAAATATTACTAAAAGTGTTAGTTGACGGAGAAATTGATTCGAGTAAAAATCCTGATTAA
- a CDS encoding SDR family oxidoreductase: MLGEAFYHTFRDDFEIKATDIDLNEEWLSFLDVRDLDAIRIMAEDFQPDYIFNLAAFTDLEYCERNIDETYLTNRTGAENCALISEELDSTYIFISTAGIYDGGQNTYTESDIPAPISIYGKSKYFAEVAIKEICSTYFIFRAGWMMGGGQKDKKFVHKIIKLILAGQKELHVVTDLKGSPTFTYDFARNTLKMIGTKFYGLYNMTCEGGPTRYEVAAEMLMILGLTDKIKLIEVDSTHFKEEYFAPRPESEVLENLKLRNKNMDEMRNWKISLKDYIESEWLEIVTGAVT, from the coding sequence ATGCTTGGAGAAGCATTTTACCATACTTTTCGCGATGATTTTGAAATTAAAGCAACGGATATTGACCTGAATGAAGAATGGTTATCTTTTCTTGATGTGAGGGATTTAGATGCCATTAGGATTATGGCGGAGGATTTTCAGCCTGATTATATTTTTAATCTTGCAGCATTTACTGATCTCGAATATTGTGAAAGGAATATTGACGAAACGTATTTGACAAATAGAACAGGGGCTGAAAATTGTGCTCTCATATCAGAAGAATTGGATAGCACTTATATTTTCATCTCAACCGCCGGAATCTACGATGGTGGACAGAATACCTATACAGAATCCGATATTCCGGCACCCATCAGTATTTACGGAAAATCAAAGTACTTTGCTGAAGTAGCAATCAAAGAAATCTGCTCGACATATTTCATCTTTAGAGCAGGCTGGATGATGGGTGGCGGTCAAAAAGATAAAAAATTCGTCCACAAGATTATTAAACTGATTTTAGCAGGACAAAAAGAACTACACGTTGTAACCGACCTGAAAGGTTCTCCTACATTTACATACGATTTTGCGCGGAATACCCTAAAAATGATTGGCACCAAGTTTTATGGTCTATATAATATGACTTGTGAGGGCGGACCAACAAGATATGAAGTTGCCGCTGAGATGCTCATGATTCTCGGGTTGACTGATAAAATTAAATTAATCGAAGTTGATTCGACGCATTTCAAGGAAGAGTATTTCGCACCGCGTCCCGAATCAGAGGTACTGGAAAATTTAAAGTTAAGGAACAAAAATATGGATGAAATGAGAAATTGGAAAATTAGTTTGAAAGATTATATTGAGAGCGAATGGTTAGAAATCGTCACCGGCGCTGTGACGTAA
- a CDS encoding transporter substrate-binding domain-containing protein: MKILIYSCLYLGLSGQALGQETLVLSSVKGSIDAEVSIAVMKEAYDMIGINIEIREFGGKEALHASNSGMVDGEIERIDGISKICPNLRQVQIPINYFNLHAFSKMNNIVINGWYDLKPYKLGITEGMIITGQNTIGMDVKLYKNNQELFEMILADSIEIAVMPLMNGKIILNRMGISNIHALNKVIESLFLYHYLHKKHENLIPKLEKALKMMLFKGRMLQIRKETFDNIIKNQD, from the coding sequence TTGAAAATTCTAATTTATAGTTGCTTGTATCTCGGATTAAGTGGGCAAGCATTAGGACAAGAAACACTTGTACTGTCATCAGTCAAAGGTTCGATTGATGCCGAAGTATCTATAGCTGTCATGAAGGAAGCTTATGATATGATAGGAATTAATATCGAGATACGTGAATTTGGTGGCAAGGAGGCTTTACACGCATCAAATTCAGGTATGGTAGATGGAGAAATTGAGCGAATTGACGGGATTAGCAAGATCTGCCCGAACTTAAGGCAAGTTCAAATACCGATAAATTATTTTAATCTACACGCATTTTCAAAGATGAATAATATTGTAATTAACGGGTGGTACGATTTAAAACCATATAAGTTAGGGATTACTGAGGGTATGATAATCACCGGGCAAAACACAATTGGTATGGATGTTAAACTGTATAAGAATAATCAAGAATTGTTTGAAATGATATTGGCAGACAGTATTGAGATAGCTGTTATGCCGTTAATGAACGGCAAAATTATACTTAATAGGATGGGCATATCTAATATACACGCATTGAACAAAGTAATTGAATCATTATTCCTTTATCATTATTTACATAAAAAACATGAAAATCTTATCCCAAAATTGGAAAAAGCGTTAAAAATGATGTTATTTAAAGGAAGAATGCTTCAAATCCGAAAGGAAACGTTTGATAATATTATAAAAAATCAGGACTGA
- a CDS encoding SHOCT domain-containing protein produces MMGTGGFWMFPFFPIIILVVILYFVFGKNSAHRFGFDSDDTPMQILKKRYAKGEITKEEYDEIKKDL; encoded by the coding sequence ATGATGGGTACGGGAGGATTCTGGATGTTTCCATTTTTTCCGATTATCATATTAGTCGTGATACTTTATTTTGTTTTTGGTAAGAACAGCGCTCATCGGTTTGGGTTCGATAGTGATGACACGCCAATGCAAATATTGAAAAAAAGATACGCTAAGGGCGAGATAACTAAAGAAGAATATGACGAAATTAAGAAGGACCTTTAA
- a CDS encoding DsrE family protein codes for MITIILNDPPYGTEKSYNALRLAMSLAKAGNSVSIFMFADAVFCGMKDQKTPDGYYNIEKMLTYLVRRKNKVHACGSCMDTRGLKEESLVEGVKKSTLPTVAKWVEESEKCLVF; via the coding sequence TTGATTACTATTATTTTAAACGACCCCCCTTACGGCACTGAAAAATCATATAATGCTCTCAGGTTAGCTATGTCCCTTGCGAAAGCTGGAAACTCGGTGAGCATATTTATGTTCGCAGATGCTGTATTCTGCGGTATGAAAGATCAGAAAACACCTGATGGATACTATAACATAGAAAAGATGCTGACCTATCTTGTAAGAAGGAAAAATAAAGTCCATGCCTGTGGCAGCTGTATGGACACAAGAGGGCTGAAAGAAGAATCGCTTGTTGAAGGAGTTAAAAAGAGCACTCTCCCAACCGTAGCAAAGTGGGTGGAGGAATCGGAGAAATGCCTGGTTTTCTGA